A DNA window from Thiopseudomonas alkaliphila contains the following coding sequences:
- the tesB gene encoding acyl-CoA thioesterase II → MSAVLDSLVSLLDMETIEENLFRGASQDLGFRQLFGGQVLGQSLSAATKTVQVSRQAHSMHGYFLRPGDATKPVVYEVERVRDGGSFSTRRVTAIQNGKTIFTCSVSFHDAEEGFTHQPVMPKVPMPEELAPETIIAEYLAGELPDDKREKMLRPKPIETRPVQILDPLDPAAGEPVKQVWFKACAPLPDNPTLHKYLMAYASDFGLLTTSLIPHGVSIWQPFMQVASLDHSIWFHNQVRMDDWLLYSMESPWAGHGRGYSRAHIFNREGVLVASTAQEGLIRMREDWKDRKSMS, encoded by the coding sequence ATGAGTGCGGTACTTGATAGCTTAGTTTCTTTGTTGGATATGGAGACCATTGAAGAAAACCTGTTTCGCGGCGCCAGTCAAGATTTGGGCTTTCGCCAACTGTTTGGCGGGCAAGTGCTAGGACAGTCGTTATCGGCAGCGACTAAAACGGTGCAGGTTAGTCGTCAAGCGCACTCGATGCATGGCTACTTTTTACGTCCAGGTGACGCCACTAAACCAGTGGTTTATGAGGTGGAGCGTGTGCGCGATGGTGGTAGCTTTAGTACCCGTCGCGTAACAGCCATTCAAAATGGTAAAACTATTTTTACCTGTAGTGTTTCTTTTCATGATGCCGAAGAAGGTTTTACCCATCAGCCAGTAATGCCTAAGGTGCCAATGCCAGAAGAGTTGGCGCCAGAAACCATTATTGCCGAATACCTAGCTGGTGAGTTGCCTGATGATAAACGCGAAAAAATGCTGCGACCCAAGCCGATTGAGACGCGTCCGGTACAGATTTTAGATCCCTTGGATCCTGCGGCTGGCGAGCCGGTTAAGCAGGTCTGGTTTAAAGCCTGCGCGCCACTGCCGGATAATCCGACTTTGCATAAATACCTGATGGCTTATGCTTCCGACTTTGGTTTGTTAACTACTTCCTTGATTCCCCATGGAGTATCAATTTGGCAGCCCTTTATGCAGGTGGCGAGCTTAGATCACTCGATTTGGTTTCATAATCAAGTGCGCATGGATGATTGGTTATTATACTCCATGGAAAGTCCATGGGCTGGTCATGGTCGTGGTTACTCAAGAGCGCATATTTTTAATCGTGAGGGGGTATTGGTTGCCTCAACTGCGCAAGAAGGCTTGATTCGTATGCGTGAAGATTGGAAAGATCGTAAGAGTATGAGTTAA
- a CDS encoding HAD family hydrolase, with the protein MSELLRAHQYWVFDMDGTLTVDAHDFEYVRQQLGLPSGSDILAELAKLPATEAQSKHQWLQAYEAEVAANSVASPGVQVLLQHLVEQQAQIAVVTRNTKALAHITLAAIGVEHLLADTMIFGRECAPPKPDPYLLHQLARQWSVPVQRLVMVGDFHFDLRFARAANARSVLVNTPDNLWPELTDHYYPTLKHLLAAIR; encoded by the coding sequence ATGTCTGAGTTATTACGTGCTCATCAGTATTGGGTGTTTGATATGGATGGTACATTAACGGTTGATGCCCATGACTTTGAGTATGTGCGCCAGCAATTGGGCTTGCCTTCTGGCTCAGATATTTTGGCCGAGTTAGCTAAGCTACCGGCCACTGAAGCGCAGTCTAAGCATCAATGGCTGCAAGCATATGAAGCTGAAGTGGCAGCTAACTCAGTGGCTTCGCCGGGCGTACAAGTGTTATTGCAGCATCTGGTTGAGCAACAAGCACAGATCGCTGTGGTAACGCGTAATACAAAGGCACTAGCACACATAACTTTGGCTGCCATTGGTGTTGAGCACCTATTAGCAGACACAATGATTTTTGGTCGCGAGTGTGCGCCTCCTAAGCCAGATCCTTATTTATTGCATCAGTTAGCCAGGCAGTGGTCGGTGCCTGTCCAGCGTTTAGTGATGGTCGGCGACTTTCATTTTGATCTGCGTTTTGCCAGGGCCGCCAATGCGCGTTCAGTGCTGGTGAATACACCGGATAATTTATGGCCAGAATTAACAGATCATTATTATCCTACCTTGAAGCATTTATTAGCAGCTATCCGCTAA
- the mraZ gene encoding division/cell wall cluster transcriptional repressor MraZ, protein MFRGTTSSNLDSKGRLTIPSRYRDELELRCAGKMVVSIDFTDPCLSLYPLSEWEKIEAKLLQLPSLRADTRRLSRLLIGSAVDVELDANCRILIPSRLREHAQITKEVTLVGQLNRFQLWSAECWDAVWTEDLQSLGGENDLSSELLELVL, encoded by the coding sequence GTGTTTAGAGGCACTACCTCCAGTAACTTAGATAGCAAAGGCAGGCTGACGATACCGAGTCGATATCGTGATGAGCTTGAGTTGCGGTGTGCTGGAAAAATGGTGGTCTCGATTGATTTTACCGACCCTTGTTTAAGCCTTTACCCATTATCTGAGTGGGAGAAAATCGAAGCTAAGTTGCTTCAGTTACCTTCCTTGAGGGCTGACACTCGACGTTTATCACGTTTGCTAATAGGCAGCGCAGTGGATGTTGAGCTCGATGCTAATTGCCGTATTTTGATCCCCAGTCGATTACGAGAACACGCACAGATCACTAAAGAAGTGACCTTAGTAGGCCAGCTCAACCGCTTTCAGTTATGGAGCGCTGAGTGCTGGGATGCTGTTTGGACTGAAGATTTACAGTCACTGGGTGGTGAAAATGATCTATCCAGTGAGTTATTAGAGTTGGTTTTATAA
- the rsmH gene encoding 16S rRNA (cytosine(1402)-N(4))-methyltransferase RsmH, translated as MSDTFKHITVLLNEAVAALAIKPEGIYIDGTFGRGGHSRLLLQQVAATGRLIGFDKDPQAIQTGLTLAQEDPRFTIVQRSFADLAQEIESQQLTAQVDGILLDLGVSSPQLDDASRGFSFMHDGPLDMRMNPASGISAADWIAEVSQEQLAQVFKTYGEERFAKRLAKAVVERREQQAFTTTADLAAVISAAHPAWEKGRHPATKAFQAIRIFINNELGDLEQGLEAAVKVLKPGGKLVVISFHSLEDRIVKQFIRRMEKGEQDNLPRDLPVITQRFEPILKACGKPQYASAEEVLANPRSRSAVMRVAEKQ; from the coding sequence ATGAGCGACACCTTTAAACATATCACCGTACTGCTGAACGAAGCAGTGGCAGCGCTTGCTATTAAGCCAGAGGGGATTTATATCGACGGCACTTTTGGTCGTGGCGGCCATAGTCGATTACTGTTGCAGCAGGTCGCTGCAACTGGGCGCTTGATCGGATTTGATAAAGATCCACAAGCGATTCAAACCGGCCTAACCCTTGCTCAAGAAGACCCCCGCTTTACTATTGTGCAGCGCAGTTTTGCTGATTTAGCACAGGAGATCGAATCGCAACAGTTAACGGCTCAAGTCGATGGGATTCTACTCGACTTAGGCGTGTCTTCACCGCAATTAGATGATGCTAGTCGTGGTTTTAGCTTTATGCACGATGGCCCATTAGATATGCGGATGAATCCAGCATCAGGTATCAGTGCTGCAGATTGGATCGCCGAAGTTAGTCAAGAGCAGCTGGCACAGGTATTTAAAACCTACGGCGAAGAGCGTTTTGCTAAGCGTCTAGCTAAAGCAGTGGTTGAGCGCCGTGAGCAACAAGCCTTTACTACCACGGCTGATCTGGCGGCAGTTATTTCTGCTGCACATCCGGCTTGGGAGAAAGGCCGACATCCAGCGACTAAAGCCTTTCAGGCGATTCGAATCTTTATCAATAATGAGTTAGGCGACTTAGAGCAAGGCTTAGAAGCGGCGGTTAAGGTATTAAAGCCTGGTGGCAAACTGGTGGTTATTAGTTTTCACTCACTTGAAGATCGCATTGTTAAGCAGTTTATTCGGCGTATGGAAAAGGGTGAGCAAGATAATTTGCCGCGAGATTTGCCGGTAATCACCCAGCGTTTTGAGCCTATTTTGAAAGCCTGTGGTAAGCCACAGTATGCCAGCGCCGAAGAAGTATTAGCCAATCCTCGCTCGCGGAGCGCGGTGATGCGTGTTGCGGAAAAGCAATGA
- the ftsL gene encoding cell division protein FtsL: MIKPSPQSSRGPANGGALFTRRLPLLALPILLTFLFVMGTAVSIAQKSHESRKLVKALYDEMKIKDEAQAEWGRLVLEQTTWTAHNRIEALAITDLKMRTPEPGEVIMVK; encoded by the coding sequence ATGATTAAGCCGAGCCCTCAGTCTAGTCGCGGACCGGCAAATGGCGGTGCCTTATTTACTCGGCGTTTGCCGTTGTTGGCTTTACCGATCTTATTAACCTTTTTATTTGTGATGGGAACTGCGGTCAGTATTGCGCAGAAATCCCATGAGAGTCGTAAATTAGTCAAAGCTTTATATGACGAAATGAAAATCAAGGATGAAGCCCAGGCAGAATGGGGGCGGTTAGTGTTAGAGCAAACAACTTGGACTGCACATAATCGGATTGAGGCTTTAGCTATAACTGATTTAAAGATGCGTACGCCAGAGCCTGGCGAAGTGATTATGGTGAAATAA
- a CDS encoding peptidoglycan D,D-transpeptidase FtsI family protein, which produces MNTIKTLPYYKRMYFVLACIFLVFLGLAVRLVYLQVVEHDFLQDHGDRRSLRNSEMVAHRGVVTDRHGEPLAVSSPVVTIWADPRLLVQVPERWNELAKALKQDPATLANKIKANSTKGFIYLARRLTPEQGEAVLKLKVSGVSGKDESQRFYPAGEVAAHIIGFTNIDEVGQEGVELAFDDMLSGIPGKRQYLQNRNGQIIKDLGVVQNPRPGSPLALSIDLRLQYLAHRELRKTLEEFKAKAGSVVILDVKTGEILAMVNHPTYNPNNRSRLEPQMLRNRAMIDTFEPGSTVKPFSIAAALESGRWTTRSTVDARPGSMRIGRFTIRDVSRAGVFDLATILMKSSNVGVSKIALNIGGEALYEMMQGVGFGQDTGLSFPGEQIGSLHPRRKWPDVETATLSYGYGLSITALQLAGAYAVLGNNGVKLPLSLVKRDAKNMPRGTRVMSEKTAREVQDMLRQVVEVPNSGGNRAKVPGYVVGGKSGTAKKISGRGGYTQNSYRSFFAGIAPLSDPQISVVIVVDEPDPAISYYGGRVAAPLFANVASGALRLLNIVPDDLPNTASTAKGQH; this is translated from the coding sequence ATGAACACCATTAAGACGTTACCTTATTACAAGCGCATGTACTTTGTTTTAGCTTGTATTTTTTTAGTGTTTTTAGGCTTGGCTGTACGTTTAGTTTATTTGCAAGTAGTTGAGCATGATTTTTTACAAGATCATGGTGATCGTCGTAGTTTACGCAACAGCGAGATGGTGGCGCATCGTGGAGTAGTGACTGATCGTCATGGTGAGCCGTTGGCAGTGAGTTCTCCTGTAGTGACTATTTGGGCTGACCCTCGTTTGCTGGTACAGGTGCCAGAGCGCTGGAATGAGTTGGCAAAAGCACTAAAACAAGACCCAGCAACTTTAGCTAATAAAATTAAAGCTAACTCAACTAAAGGCTTTATTTACTTGGCACGACGTTTGACCCCAGAGCAGGGTGAGGCAGTATTAAAGCTAAAAGTCTCTGGCGTGTCGGGTAAAGATGAGTCCCAGCGCTTTTATCCGGCCGGTGAAGTGGCAGCGCATATTATCGGTTTTACTAATATTGACGAGGTCGGACAAGAGGGCGTTGAGCTGGCTTTTGATGACATGTTGTCAGGGATTCCTGGCAAACGCCAATATCTACAAAACCGCAATGGACAGATAATTAAAGATTTAGGCGTGGTGCAAAATCCGCGTCCAGGTAGTCCATTGGCATTATCCATTGATTTGCGCTTGCAATACTTAGCCCATCGCGAACTGCGTAAAACTTTAGAAGAGTTTAAAGCTAAAGCAGGCTCAGTGGTGATTTTGGATGTAAAAACTGGCGAAATTTTGGCTATGGTTAATCATCCAACCTATAACCCTAATAACCGTTCTCGGCTTGAGCCGCAAATGCTACGCAATCGAGCCATGATTGACACCTTTGAGCCAGGTTCCACAGTGAAGCCGTTTTCGATTGCTGCTGCTTTAGAAAGTGGGCGCTGGACTACGCGCTCTACGGTGGATGCGCGTCCAGGCAGTATGCGCATTGGCCGCTTTACGATTCGCGACGTATCACGGGCTGGGGTGTTTGATCTGGCAACAATCTTAATGAAGTCTAGTAACGTGGGTGTGAGTAAAATTGCACTCAATATTGGCGGTGAGGCCCTGTATGAAATGATGCAAGGAGTGGGCTTTGGGCAAGATACTGGACTCAGTTTCCCAGGTGAGCAAATAGGTAGTCTGCATCCACGGCGCAAGTGGCCTGATGTTGAAACCGCTACGTTATCTTATGGATATGGATTATCCATTACTGCCTTGCAGTTAGCTGGCGCCTATGCGGTGCTAGGCAATAATGGGGTCAAGCTGCCGTTGTCATTGGTTAAACGTGATGCCAAAAATATGCCGAGAGGTACGCGGGTAATGTCAGAAAAAACTGCCCGTGAAGTGCAGGACATGTTACGCCAGGTTGTCGAGGTCCCTAACTCGGGGGGGAACCGCGCTAAGGTGCCGGGCTATGTAGTAGGCGGTAAAAGTGGTACCGCGAAGAAAATTTCCGGTCGTGGGGGATATACCCAAAACTCGTATCGTTCTTTTTTTGCTGGTATTGCGCCACTGTCTGATCCACAGATTTCAGTAGTAATTGTGGTCGATGAGCCTGATCCAGCTATTTCTTATTATGGTGGGCGGGTTGCTGCGCCATTATTTGCCAACGTCGCCTCCGGCGCATTACGCCTGCTGAATATTGTACCCGATGATTTGCCAAATACGGCCAGTACCGCTAAGGGGCAACACTAA
- a CDS encoding UDP-N-acetylmuramoyl-L-alanyl-D-glutamate--2,6-diaminopimelate ligase — protein MPMLLKQLLPQAGSDLLIRELTLDSRKVLPGDLFLAVPGLLSDGRDYIAQAIKQGAAAVAYEALDAPKMQDSEAQLIAVENLQPQLSALAATFYGEPSRSLEMVGVTGTNGKSTVTQLLAQATTKLGQPCAVIGTLGVGFFGDLQESTHTTPDPIAVQAGLAKLKAQGARAVAMEVSSHALDQGRVTAVEFDVAVFTNLTRDHLDYHGDMQSYAAAKAQLFHWRSLQAAVINQDDALGRQLLAEVKTAKCYSYSCEDPSATVFAKNVRFSHLGIQAEIVTPHGEGVLRSPLLGAFNLSNLLAVIATLLVQGRSLSEILQVLPLLQAPLGRMQRFGGEQQPLVVVDYAHTPDALAQVLKALRVHVSPPHQLICVVGCGGNRDTGKRPLMAQTAAKLADQVIITDDNPRLEDPAVIRQQMLAGITELTKAQEVSPRASAIAAAVQQAASGDVVLIAGKGHENYQDINGIKHPYSDLEQAQLQLAEWEVKHV, from the coding sequence ATGCCAATGTTACTGAAACAGTTGCTGCCACAAGCGGGTAGTGACTTACTCATTCGAGAGTTAACACTTGATAGCCGTAAAGTTTTGCCTGGAGACTTATTTCTTGCTGTTCCAGGCTTATTAAGTGATGGGCGAGACTATATCGCCCAAGCGATTAAGCAAGGTGCAGCAGCAGTGGCTTATGAAGCGCTAGATGCACCAAAGATGCAAGACAGTGAAGCGCAGTTAATTGCGGTAGAGAACTTGCAGCCACAACTGTCAGCCTTAGCTGCTACCTTTTATGGTGAGCCAAGCCGTAGTCTAGAAATGGTTGGGGTAACTGGGACTAACGGTAAAAGTACCGTCACTCAGTTACTTGCTCAAGCCACGACTAAGTTAGGTCAGCCCTGTGCGGTGATTGGCACCTTGGGTGTTGGTTTTTTTGGTGACTTGCAAGAATCCACGCACACCACGCCAGACCCTATTGCAGTACAAGCGGGCTTAGCTAAATTAAAAGCACAGGGCGCCCGTGCGGTAGCGATGGAGGTGTCTTCCCATGCATTGGATCAGGGGCGAGTAACTGCTGTTGAATTTGATGTGGCAGTGTTTACTAATCTGACGCGAGATCACTTGGACTACCACGGTGATATGCAAAGTTATGCCGCTGCTAAGGCACAGCTCTTTCATTGGCGGAGTTTGCAGGCCGCAGTAATTAATCAAGACGATGCGTTAGGTCGTCAGTTATTAGCTGAAGTTAAGACTGCTAAGTGCTACAGCTACAGTTGTGAAGACCCTAGCGCGACGGTATTTGCTAAAAATGTGCGCTTTAGCCATTTAGGAATTCAGGCCGAGATTGTAACGCCCCATGGTGAGGGTGTGCTGCGTAGCCCGCTATTGGGTGCATTTAACCTCAGTAATTTATTGGCGGTGATTGCTACCTTGTTGGTTCAAGGCCGCTCATTGTCAGAGATTTTACAGGTGTTGCCTTTATTGCAAGCACCACTTGGGCGGATGCAGCGTTTTGGCGGCGAGCAGCAACCGTTAGTGGTGGTGGATTATGCCCACACGCCCGATGCCCTAGCTCAGGTTCTTAAAGCATTACGGGTGCATGTTAGTCCGCCGCATCAATTGATCTGTGTGGTGGGCTGTGGCGGCAATCGGGATACCGGTAAGCGGCCACTGATGGCACAGACCGCAGCAAAGCTAGCCGATCAAGTTATCATTACCGATGACAATCCACGTTTAGAAGATCCCGCGGTGATTAGACAGCAAATGTTGGCTGGTATAACTGAACTTACTAAGGCACAAGAGGTCTCTCCGCGGGCAAGTGCGATAGCCGCTGCAGTCCAACAGGCCGCTTCAGGTGATGTGGTGTTGATTGCGGGAAAGGGACATGAAAATTATCAGGATATTAACGGCATTAAGCATCCATATTCTGATTTAGAGCAAGCGCAATTACAGCTTGCTGAGTGGGAAGTTAAACATGTTTAA
- a CDS encoding UDP-N-acetylmuramoyl-tripeptide--D-alanyl-D-alanine ligase produces the protein MFKGYTLGSLATVLGIVPVGPVETPVLRLTTDSRAVQPGDVFVALKGERFDAHQFLPAVAKQGAIAAVVEQVDPSVDLPQLQVANTRQALAKLAQNNRQQFHGLTAAVTGSSGKTTVKELLASILRAALGADAVLATRGNLNNELGVPFTLLELNQTHHAAVIELGASHLGEINYTVQLAAPSVAIITNAGNAHIGEFGGLDNIVQAKGEIIDGCDSVQQVVLNLDDAAYAKWQQRAGQRQVSSFSLQDTAADWYAADIVLDPVQGSRFQLCYQGQSLGEIQLQLLGQHNIANALAAAAAAKALGIEQASIVAGLQSIRAVAGRMQRHQLAGITLIDDSYNANPVSMCAAIDLLSQAAGERILVLGDMGELGEWSQEGHAAVGRHASGRVDALYAVGQEIQAAVNAYQGPNAYFFASQAELLAHLLPQLSGEKTILVKGSRSAAMDHVVQACLANVQEIH, from the coding sequence ATGTTTAAGGGGTATACCTTAGGAAGTCTGGCTACTGTGCTGGGCATTGTACCCGTGGGACCGGTTGAAACACCTGTATTACGGCTGACAACGGATAGTCGCGCGGTGCAGCCAGGCGATGTTTTTGTCGCGTTAAAAGGTGAGCGCTTTGATGCACACCAGTTTTTGCCGGCAGTTGCCAAGCAAGGCGCAATTGCTGCAGTGGTGGAGCAGGTGGATCCTAGTGTTGATTTACCTCAGCTGCAGGTGGCAAATACGCGTCAGGCACTGGCTAAGCTGGCGCAAAATAATCGCCAGCAGTTTCATGGGTTGACCGCTGCGGTAACCGGCTCCAGCGGTAAAACGACAGTTAAAGAGTTGTTGGCCAGTATTTTACGGGCAGCATTGGGTGCCGATGCTGTGTTGGCCACGCGCGGTAACTTAAATAATGAGCTGGGCGTGCCCTTTACCTTATTGGAGTTGAATCAAACTCACCACGCTGCAGTGATTGAGCTAGGCGCTTCACATCTAGGTGAAATTAATTACACCGTACAGTTAGCGGCACCTAGCGTTGCAATCATTACCAATGCTGGCAATGCCCATATTGGCGAATTTGGTGGTTTGGACAATATTGTGCAGGCCAAAGGCGAGATTATTGATGGCTGTGATTCAGTACAGCAGGTGGTGCTGAACTTAGATGATGCTGCCTATGCTAAGTGGCAACAGCGCGCAGGCCAACGGCAGGTGTCGAGCTTTTCATTGCAAGATACAGCAGCGGACTGGTATGCCGCAGATATTGTGCTGGATCCAGTACAGGGCAGCCGTTTTCAATTGTGTTATCAAGGGCAGTCACTCGGTGAGATTCAGCTGCAGTTGCTAGGCCAACATAATATTGCCAATGCATTAGCTGCGGCTGCGGCTGCCAAGGCCCTGGGCATTGAGCAGGCGAGTATTGTGGCGGGACTACAAAGTATTCGTGCAGTGGCAGGGCGCATGCAGCGACATCAGCTAGCTGGTATTACGCTGATTGATGACAGCTATAACGCCAACCCCGTGTCAATGTGTGCGGCGATTGATTTATTAAGCCAAGCGGCGGGCGAGCGAATTTTAGTGTTAGGTGATATGGGCGAGCTCGGCGAGTGGTCGCAAGAGGGGCATGCGGCAGTTGGACGACATGCCAGTGGCCGAGTTGATGCGTTGTATGCCGTCGGTCAGGAAATACAGGCAGCAGTTAATGCCTATCAAGGGCCTAATGCTTACTTTTTTGCCTCGCAGGCAGAATTATTAGCCCACTTACTGCCGCAGTTAAGCGGTGAAAAAACAATTTTAGTCAAGGGTTCGCGAAGCGCTGCAATGGATCACGTGGTTCAAGCCTGTTTAGCGAATGTACAGGAGATCCATTAA